From the genome of Mesorhizobium japonicum MAFF 303099, one region includes:
- a CDS encoding acyltransferase family protein, with translation MLYKNIQGLRAVAALMVMFAHIYPALPMQAHWTLPYVSTMGPGGVDLFFVISGFVVYLSADRLGKKAEIVGRWLSFREFTVKRVFRIYPVYWVAFFVASVLLLTTTLVVAPPEISERPLWGLLLLIDQPNNRIGAAWTLQYEVTFYAICALAILLFPRRILLMLGPVAVAVFLGWVAGIVKPTAYLFLEFVFGIVVALLVQRKISGHAASSLAVGVGGILIGAVYFYSQGGWWVLGHMWRVLCFGLPSAFIVYGLVAMEIRAGWVFSRLWVGVGDSSYSLYLWHYPLFAVLAACYADLGIMSRVPVEVLALTSCSIAVLFGFVSYYGIERPINKSGWVARLAGTTGNKPAPMAADLKAEMA, from the coding sequence ATGCTCTATAAAAACATCCAGGGTCTACGCGCCGTCGCGGCATTGATGGTGATGTTCGCCCATATCTACCCAGCATTGCCGATGCAGGCTCATTGGACGCTTCCTTATGTGAGCACCATGGGACCTGGCGGCGTTGATCTGTTCTTTGTGATTTCAGGGTTCGTCGTCTATTTGTCCGCCGACAGATTGGGCAAAAAGGCCGAGATCGTTGGCCGGTGGCTCTCCTTTCGAGAATTCACCGTCAAGCGAGTGTTTCGAATCTATCCCGTCTATTGGGTCGCGTTTTTCGTCGCTTCGGTTCTGCTTCTGACAACCACCTTAGTCGTGGCCCCACCGGAGATATCAGAGAGACCCCTGTGGGGGTTGCTTCTTCTGATTGACCAGCCGAACAACAGAATTGGGGCGGCATGGACGCTGCAGTATGAGGTCACCTTTTACGCAATCTGCGCGCTGGCAATCCTGCTGTTTCCGCGCCGCATCCTGCTCATGCTGGGTCCTGTAGCGGTGGCCGTTTTCTTGGGGTGGGTCGCCGGCATCGTCAAGCCAACGGCATATCTTTTCTTGGAGTTCGTCTTTGGCATCGTCGTTGCCTTGTTGGTGCAGCGGAAGATCTCCGGGCACGCAGCGTCATCGCTGGCCGTAGGGGTCGGCGGCATACTTATTGGCGCGGTCTATTTCTATTCTCAAGGCGGCTGGTGGGTTCTTGGTCACATGTGGCGTGTCTTGTGTTTTGGCCTCCCCAGCGCCTTCATCGTTTACGGCCTGGTGGCCATGGAGATTAGGGCTGGATGGGTATTCTCGAGGCTGTGGGTTGGTGTTGGGGATTCCTCCTACTCTCTGTATCTCTGGCATTATCCCCTGTTTGCGGTGCTGGCCGCCTGCTACGCGGACCTGGGGATCATGAGCAGGGTGCCGGTGGAGGTTTTGGCGCTGACTTCCTGTTCGATCGCCGTTCTCTTTGGGTTTGTCAGCTATTATGGAATCGAGCGACCCATCAACAAGTCTGGATGGGTGGCCCGGCTGGCTGGTACTACGGGAAACAAGCCTGCGCCAATGGCCGCTGATCTCAAGGCCGAGATGGCCTAG
- a CDS encoding DUF1515 family protein, with the protein MMIGGLLQATQDMQRDITEIRRDIKESDARAALSYEQSEQRAAASRAKMYQKTDELVERVTATESAVSKLNADMTSVKEVTAEVTRWKLMGLGALGVTGMAAAALASLVTAYWGDIWRVLRGG; encoded by the coding sequence ATGATGATCGGCGGCCTGCTGCAAGCCACGCAGGATATGCAGCGGGACATCACCGAGATCCGCCGCGACATCAAGGAAAGTGATGCGCGAGCGGCGCTGAGCTACGAGCAATCGGAACAGCGGGCCGCCGCCAGTCGTGCGAAAATGTATCAGAAGACCGACGAACTGGTAGAGCGTGTGACCGCCACCGAAAGTGCTGTCAGCAAGCTGAATGCGGACATGACCAGCGTCAAGGAAGTGACCGCCGAGGTGACACGCTGGAAGCTCATGGGTCTGGGTGCCCTGGGAGTGACCGGAATGGCGGCGGCTGCTTTGGCATCGCTCGTAACCGCCTATTGGGGCGATATCTGGCGGGTGCTGCGAGGTGGATGA
- a CDS encoding SGNH/GDSL hydrolase family protein gives MAVVPFNTLFADGPAGNPYQPPKQDLRDTLNDLKDQVSAAGDAASAYTDAQILGDRAMLRKLAVDMYNGIAVGIECFGDSTENGHNGEPPYGQVAEIPSARMQLLLRDYTNNNLITVTNRAIDGTRLTQMIDGTDGSGSTFAAKMAVSPSLIITINHGLNDTQNAIPTPPKTYRDYLIQAVKICRSAPIPKVPIFKTPNPIYAVPVLGTTDKASRLNDYVQIMRDVAEAMGVVLVDVNEMVDALVASGNYRVQDIVPDGVHPSQYAYQMIGQLTARPILHPQRGYAAHQTITAGGGVANQAPANSASTAEGTRGGMQMVSVATAVAKSIKQLVMVEDKGGVDVYLSYPLWTNGIASAGCTFDNASVGPINQNFVNLGSEIIQDHEVCVARNVPYGLHWINVNANVINSIAVNGVRLRPSRTKRQYTLSTGSMDVYRDAPCRNFTFFSTNADDTILLDELVVSKLLATDKNDINFDAVMNKGTRFVILGVRSGLLTGVSTLKGRMGLGVGTDNTTGFVTVYQLTGGGTYGATAVNAADFSAPKRAWRFIIPAGTNNLQVWADGSLLGTVAITVPFVGGNMGASAVAGSKSLTIENLRTINTN, from the coding sequence ATGGCAGTCGTACCCTTCAACACGCTTTTCGCTGACGGCCCTGCCGGCAACCCGTATCAGCCGCCGAAGCAAGACCTTCGCGACACGCTCAATGATCTGAAAGATCAGGTTAGCGCAGCGGGCGATGCCGCAAGCGCCTATACCGATGCGCAGATACTTGGCGACCGGGCGATGCTACGCAAACTTGCTGTGGACATGTACAACGGTATCGCTGTTGGCATCGAGTGCTTCGGCGACAGTACCGAGAACGGCCACAATGGGGAGCCGCCTTACGGGCAAGTGGCGGAAATCCCGTCCGCGCGCATGCAGCTCCTCCTGCGCGACTATACGAATAACAATCTGATCACGGTGACAAACCGGGCTATCGACGGAACGCGCTTGACGCAGATGATCGACGGCACGGACGGCTCGGGTTCGACCTTCGCCGCGAAGATGGCGGTCAGCCCGTCGCTGATCATTACCATCAATCACGGGCTCAATGACACGCAGAACGCAATCCCTACGCCGCCCAAGACCTATCGTGATTACCTCATTCAGGCGGTGAAGATTTGCCGTTCCGCGCCCATCCCGAAGGTGCCGATCTTCAAGACGCCAAACCCGATCTACGCGGTGCCTGTCCTTGGTACCACCGACAAAGCAAGCCGCCTAAACGATTACGTCCAGATCATGCGGGACGTTGCCGAAGCAATGGGCGTTGTTCTTGTCGATGTGAACGAAATGGTGGACGCCCTTGTCGCCTCTGGCAACTACCGGGTGCAGGACATCGTTCCTGACGGCGTGCATCCTTCGCAGTACGCCTACCAGATGATCGGTCAGCTAACCGCTCGTCCGATTTTGCATCCCCAGCGCGGCTACGCCGCTCATCAGACTATTACGGCTGGTGGCGGGGTGGCCAACCAAGCTCCCGCGAACTCGGCAAGCACTGCAGAAGGCACGCGCGGCGGTATGCAAATGGTCAGCGTCGCAACGGCGGTGGCGAAGAGTATCAAGCAATTGGTCATGGTGGAGGACAAAGGCGGCGTTGACGTTTACCTGTCCTATCCGCTGTGGACCAATGGCATAGCCTCGGCGGGTTGCACGTTCGACAACGCGAGTGTTGGCCCGATCAACCAGAACTTCGTCAACCTCGGGTCCGAAATCATTCAGGACCATGAGGTCTGCGTGGCCCGAAATGTTCCATATGGCCTGCACTGGATCAACGTCAACGCGAACGTCATCAACTCCATCGCGGTCAATGGCGTGCGGTTGAGGCCGTCACGTACCAAGAGGCAGTATACGCTTAGTACTGGCTCCATGGACGTTTACCGGGACGCGCCTTGCCGAAACTTCACGTTCTTCTCAACCAATGCCGACGACACAATCCTCTTGGATGAGTTGGTGGTGTCGAAGCTGTTGGCAACGGACAAGAACGACATCAACTTTGATGCGGTCATGAACAAGGGCACGAGGTTCGTGATCCTTGGGGTGAGGAGTGGGCTTCTGACAGGCGTGTCTACCCTGAAAGGTCGAATGGGCCTCGGGGTCGGAACCGACAACACAACTGGGTTTGTGACCGTGTACCAGCTAACCGGGGGCGGTACCTATGGTGCGACTGCGGTAAACGCAGCAGATTTCAGCGCGCCCAAACGGGCGTGGCGGTTCATTATTCCTGCCGGGACCAACAATCTGCAAGTGTGGGCGGATGGGTCACTGCTTGGAACAGTTGCCATCACCGTCCCATTCGTCGGCGGCAATATGGGGGCCAGCGCAGTCGCTGGCTCCAAATCGCTCACGATCGAAAACCTGCGCACGATCAATACTAACTAA
- a CDS encoding acyltransferase family protein — MDTLTTQIKRPDRFPYLSALRGLAALWVVMVHVAHMPNPHLMLPWWAEALVGNGVMGVNLFFLVSAFSLCLTMPKHDKEERPYLGFMLRRFFRIAPLFYLLIIVTCLLRIFPFSWSAIAANISFVFNFIPGMGYQTGMVLAGWTIGVEMAFYLVFPFIYARTKSVTLAIRALIVAFFVAAAFRAVIGNLVADPASYINQSIFGLVPMFVFGIVAFYVVQTAGEWKYKREIGAVLLASVPLQFYVIIYGLAPFGPAIYWQGPMFGCLLVGLYLLPIRLLVNAATVWLGNISYSIYLVHSPVIVALAYKSSVFQRLQGLGLGPVETYALALGLTLACVIPTAALTFYGWENWLNEWGKGFASRMAGRKGQHRIVVQEAA; from the coding sequence GTGGATACATTGACGACGCAGATCAAACGTCCGGATCGCTTCCCCTATCTCAGCGCGCTACGCGGGCTGGCGGCCCTCTGGGTCGTGATGGTCCATGTTGCCCATATGCCTAATCCGCATTTGATGCTTCCATGGTGGGCAGAGGCGTTGGTCGGAAACGGCGTGATGGGCGTCAATCTGTTTTTCCTCGTCAGCGCGTTCTCGCTTTGCCTGACAATGCCGAAGCATGACAAGGAAGAAAGGCCCTATCTAGGGTTCATGCTGCGGCGGTTCTTCCGGATCGCCCCGCTCTTCTATCTTTTGATCATCGTGACATGCCTTTTGCGCATCTTCCCCTTCAGCTGGAGTGCGATAGCCGCGAACATATCGTTCGTCTTCAACTTCATTCCGGGCATGGGATATCAAACAGGGATGGTCCTGGCGGGCTGGACGATTGGTGTGGAAATGGCGTTCTACTTGGTGTTTCCCTTCATCTATGCCAGAACCAAAAGTGTGACGTTGGCCATTCGGGCGCTCATCGTTGCTTTCTTCGTTGCTGCGGCCTTTCGAGCGGTCATCGGGAACTTGGTGGCGGACCCCGCCTCCTACATAAACCAGTCCATATTTGGTTTGGTGCCGATGTTCGTGTTCGGGATCGTTGCGTTTTACGTGGTGCAGACTGCAGGCGAATGGAAATATAAACGAGAGATCGGCGCTGTCCTGCTGGCGTCGGTGCCGCTGCAGTTCTACGTGATTATCTATGGCTTGGCGCCATTCGGCCCAGCCATCTATTGGCAGGGGCCGATGTTTGGGTGTCTGTTGGTCGGCCTATATCTTCTCCCGATCAGGCTGTTGGTCAACGCGGCAACCGTGTGGCTCGGCAATATCAGCTATTCCATCTATCTCGTGCACAGCCCGGTAATCGTTGCGCTAGCCTACAAATCTTCGGTGTTCCAGCGCCTTCAAGGGTTGGGACTAGGCCCGGTTGAAACCTATGCACTGGCGCTGGGACTGACGCTGGCTTGCGTGATCCCGACTGCTGCCTTGACCTTCTACGGCTGGGAAAACTGGCTCAACGAATGGGGCAAGGGCTTTGCCTCGCGGATGGCGGGGAGGAAAGGACAACACCGTATAGTCGTTCAGGAAGCGGCCTAA
- a CDS encoding glycoside hydrolase family 108 protein, translating to MAVSREKESLARVLAHEGGYSNHPNDPGGPTMKGVTQRVYDGYRKGKGLATRSVKGITTDELNAIYDRQYWDAVRGDDLPAGVDYVVFDGAVNSGPSRSIMWLQQALRPAYTGRIDGVLGMGTLAALKADKNNDALIDRICNARMAFLKHLSTFGNFGRGWTARVAEVRAIGQAWATGQVPQAANFVDGGQAKAFVDDANAAPSTAPADLATGAGTGGLGLSGYLYDLQNQLSPLSYTSEWIGKVVVVVALASAVLAIGGLGYRWYANRKAKHLAAALGTAPA from the coding sequence ATGGCTGTTTCCCGTGAAAAGGAATCGCTTGCCCGCGTGCTTGCGCATGAGGGCGGCTATTCGAACCATCCCAATGATCCCGGTGGCCCGACGATGAAGGGCGTCACTCAGCGCGTTTATGACGGCTACAGGAAAGGCAAGGGCCTCGCCACCCGTTCGGTGAAGGGCATCACCACCGACGAGCTCAACGCCATTTATGACCGGCAGTATTGGGACGCGGTTCGCGGTGACGACCTGCCGGCAGGCGTCGACTATGTCGTGTTCGACGGCGCCGTCAATTCTGGCCCTAGCCGCTCGATCATGTGGCTTCAGCAGGCGTTGCGGCCTGCCTATACCGGCCGCATTGACGGCGTCCTCGGCATGGGCACGCTTGCAGCGCTGAAGGCGGACAAGAACAACGACGCGCTGATCGACCGCATCTGCAACGCCCGCATGGCCTTCCTGAAGCACCTCAGCACGTTCGGAAACTTCGGCCGGGGCTGGACGGCTCGCGTTGCTGAAGTCCGAGCAATCGGCCAGGCATGGGCAACCGGTCAGGTGCCACAGGCGGCTAACTTCGTCGACGGCGGCCAAGCGAAAGCCTTTGTCGATGATGCCAACGCCGCGCCGTCGACCGCGCCCGCGGACTTGGCAACTGGCGCCGGCACCGGTGGCCTCGGTCTGTCCGGTTACCTCTATGATCTGCAGAACCAGCTATCGCCGCTGTCCTACACCAGCGAGTGGATCGGCAAGGTGGTCGTGGTCGTGGCACTCGCAAGCGCGGTGCTGGCGATCGGCGGGCTCGGCTATCGCTGGTACGCCAACCGCAAGGCGAAGCATCTCGCGGCCGCCTTGGGAACGGCTCCGGCATGA